One window of the Phalacrocorax aristotelis chromosome 19, bGulAri2.1, whole genome shotgun sequence genome contains the following:
- the TARDBP gene encoding TAR DNA-binding protein 43: protein MSEYIRVTEDENDEPIEIPSEDDGTVLLSTVTAQFPGACGLRYRNPVSQCMRGVRLVEGILHAPEAGWGNLVYVVNYPKDNKRKMDETDASSAVKVKRAVQKTSDLIVLGLPWKTTEQDLKEYFSTFGEVLMVQVKKDIKTGHSKGFGFVRFTDYETQVKVMSQRHMIDGRWCDCKLPNSKQSPDEPLRSRKVFVGRCTEDMTADELRQFFAQYGEVVDVFIPKPFRAFAFVTFADDQVAQSLCGEDLIIKGISVHISNAEPKHNSNRQLERGGRFGGNPGGFGNQGGFGNSRGGGGGLGNNQGSNMGGGMNFGAFSINPAMMAAAQAALQSSWGMMGMLASQQNQSGPSGNNQPQGNMQREQNQGFSSGNNSYGGSNSGAAIGWGSASNAGSSSGFNGGFGSSMDSKSSGWGM from the exons ATGTCGGAGTACATCCGCGTGACGGAGGACGAGAACGATGAGCCCATCGAGATCCCCTCGGAGGACGACGGCACTGTCCTGCTGTCCACCGTGACCGCCCAGTTCCCCGGGGCCTGCGGGCTGCGCTACAGGAACCCGGTGTCGCAGTGCATGAGGGGCGTCCGGCTGGTGGAAGGCATTCTGCACGCGCCGGAAGCCGGATGGGGAAACCTGGTCTATGTTGTTAATTATCCCAAAG AtaataagagaaaaatggatGAAACCGATGCATCATCAGCTGTGAAAGTGAAACGAGCAGTTCAGAAGACTTCGGATTTAATAGTCTTGGGTCTTCCCTGGAAAACCACTGAACAAGACTTAAAGGAATATTTCAGTACATTCGGAGAAGTTCTGATGGTGCAG GTTAAGAAGGATATTAAAACTGGCCACTcaaaaggttttggttttgttcggTTTACGGATTACGAAACCCAGGTGAAAGTAATGTCTCAGCGGCACATGATAGATGGAAGATGGTGTGACTGTAAACTTCCCAATTCTAAG CAAAGTCCTGACGAACCTTTGCGTAGCAGAAAAGTGTTTGTTGGGCGCTGCACTGAGGACATGACGGCAGATGAACTCCGACAGTTCTTTGCCCAGTACGGAGAAGTGGTAGATGTCTTCATTCCTAAACCCTTCCGAGCTTTTGCCTTTGTTACGTTTGCAGATGATCAG GTTGCCCAGTCTCTTTGTGGAGAGGACTTGATCATTAAAGGAATCAGCGTACATATATCCAATGCTGAACCTAAGCACAATAGCAATAGACAGTTAGAGAGAGGTGGAAGATTTGGTGGTAATCCGGGAGGCTTTGGGAATCAAGGGGGGTTTGGCAACAGCAGAGGAGGTGGGGGAGGACTGGGTAACAACCAGGGCAGTAACATGGGCGGAGGGATGAACTTCGGAGCCTTTAGCATCAACCCTGCCATGATGGCAGCAGcgcaggcagccctgcagagtAGCTGGGGAATGATGGGCATGCTGGCTAGTCAGCAGAACCAGTCAGGGCCATCGGGAAACAACCAGCCTCAAGGCAACATGCAGCGGGAGCAGAACCAGGGCTTTAGTTCAGGAAATAACTCCTACGGAGGCTCCAACTCGGGGGCAGCGATAGGCTGGGGCTCGGCCTCAAACGCGGGCTCCAGCAGCGGGTTTAACGGAGGCTTTGGTTCAAGCATGGATTCCAAATCGTCAGGCTGGGGAATGTAG